A window of the Rhizobium viscosum genome harbors these coding sequences:
- a CDS encoding GumC family protein, which translates to MTISTFPPDRNVPLPAVHYEPRFQTEMKSEEFDLTSGLRLLRRRLAMIVAVMVVLMAASIVLISGLKPTYHAASRLMIHKPLATALSTGDAGNTAPLNVTSETERLLSRSVTERIIRDLRLDERPEFNPALRQASVIDEIRATLRGLVSSDKPSQPAEDSIEPIIQAYYKALSVWRDGQSDVVQIGFTASDPELAAAVPNRLISIYLEERKDSIRGSLDTAEAWIGQRIAEQQDRARAARDAADTYQQTMGVVQNDDEQSEQVKAIVELSDRQTKIGQSRADIKDTIAALEAARDPSLAAQSKSVPDSIGVMQSDLRAQQQDLARLLDIYGNDAAAVVDLRARIDRSRTDLGAAVDRYLQSMRAKLSTLDDEDRTVRSALASAYEQRSRSSLAQTELGRLQRIADREQTALDKLEEQRRGLAGQAMLPGTELEVLSPAAVPLAPQGRSRLFYLIGAFFASISVAVTAAFVVEMMDRTVRSFDQITGMARIVPAGFVPHLRRKDRRDPSRLFGQTQIGMFDEAIRTVMISLKQANGGKLPNSIAVTSAHSGEGKSLVAGSLAIELAANGTPVLLVDSDIRRGHLDTLFRSGLKQGLNEFLSGQAGLEDVVHHHPSGIDFIPAGNPRLQRRMRMTDVAEIIEMARARGQIVIFDSAPVLASADTMHLTALTERTLMVVQWAKTSRRAAEFCLHQLRSARNADIVVAINNVKPKRHAKYNFRDSELYARSLMKYHDFKM; encoded by the coding sequence ATGACAATTTCAACTTTTCCGCCAGACCGAAACGTCCCGCTCCCGGCCGTCCATTATGAGCCCCGGTTTCAGACGGAGATGAAATCGGAAGAGTTCGACCTGACGTCTGGATTACGTTTGCTGCGTCGGCGTCTTGCGATGATCGTTGCGGTGATGGTGGTGCTGATGGCGGCTTCGATCGTGCTGATCTCAGGCTTGAAGCCGACCTATCACGCCGCCTCCCGGCTGATGATCCATAAGCCCCTGGCAACCGCACTCAGCACCGGCGATGCCGGCAACACTGCGCCGCTGAACGTCACGTCCGAGACCGAGCGGCTTCTGTCCAGAAGCGTGACGGAGCGCATCATCCGCGACTTGCGGCTCGACGAGCGGCCGGAGTTCAACCCGGCCCTGCGCCAGGCCTCCGTCATCGACGAGATCAGGGCAACCTTGCGCGGCCTGGTGAGCAGCGATAAGCCGTCACAGCCGGCAGAAGACAGTATCGAGCCGATCATCCAGGCCTATTACAAGGCGCTGAGTGTCTGGCGTGACGGCCAGAGCGATGTCGTCCAGATCGGCTTTACCGCCAGCGATCCCGAACTGGCAGCCGCCGTCCCGAACCGGCTCATCAGCATCTATCTCGAAGAGCGCAAGGACAGTATCCGCGGCAGCCTGGACACGGCGGAAGCATGGATCGGCCAGCGCATCGCCGAACAGCAGGATCGCGCCAGGGCCGCCCGCGATGCCGCCGACACCTATCAGCAAACGATGGGCGTCGTTCAAAATGACGATGAGCAGAGCGAACAGGTCAAGGCGATCGTCGAATTGAGCGACCGGCAGACGAAGATCGGACAAAGCCGCGCCGACATCAAGGATACGATCGCCGCACTGGAAGCAGCCCGCGACCCTTCGCTTGCCGCCCAGAGCAAATCCGTCCCCGACAGCATCGGCGTAATGCAAAGCGACCTTCGCGCCCAGCAGCAGGATCTCGCACGCCTTCTCGACATCTATGGCAACGATGCCGCCGCCGTGGTCGACCTGCGGGCAAGGATCGACAGGTCCCGCACCGATCTCGGCGCGGCGGTCGACCGGTACCTGCAGTCCATGCGCGCCAAGCTGAGCACCCTTGATGACGAGGATCGTACAGTGCGATCGGCACTGGCGTCCGCCTATGAGCAACGCTCCCGCTCATCGCTGGCGCAGACCGAGCTCGGGCGGCTGCAGCGCATTGCCGACAGGGAGCAGACGGCGCTCGACAAGCTGGAGGAGCAGCGCCGCGGTCTTGCCGGACAGGCCATGCTGCCGGGCACCGAACTGGAGGTCCTGTCACCGGCTGCGGTGCCGCTTGCGCCGCAGGGGCGCAGCCGGCTGTTCTACCTGATCGGCGCCTTCTTCGCTTCGATCTCGGTTGCGGTGACGGCCGCCTTCGTGGTCGAGATGATGGACAGGACGGTGCGCAGCTTCGACCAGATCACTGGAATGGCGCGCATCGTGCCGGCCGGCTTCGTCCCGCATTTGCGACGCAAGGACCGCAGAGATCCCTCGCGGCTGTTCGGGCAAACGCAGATCGGCATGTTCGACGAAGCCATCCGCACCGTGATGATCTCGCTCAAACAGGCCAATGGCGGCAAGCTGCCGAACAGCATTGCCGTGACCTCGGCCCATAGCGGCGAAGGCAAGTCGCTGGTGGCCGGATCGCTGGCAATCGAGCTCGCCGCCAACGGAACGCCGGTGCTGCTCGTCGACAGCGACATCCGGCGCGGACATCTCGACACGCTGTTCCGGTCCGGCCTCAAACAGGGGCTGAATGAGTTCCTGAGCGGGCAGGCTGGCCTCGAGGACGTCGTCCATCACCATCCGAGCGGCATCGACTTCATCCCGGCCGGCAATCCCCGCCTGCAGCGGCGTATGCGCATGACCGACGTCGCCGAGATCATCGAGATGGCCCGCGCCAGAGGCCAGATCGTCATCTTCGACAGTGCGCCGGTGCTCGCCTCGGCCGATACGATGCATCTGACGGCGCTGACGGAACGAACGCTGATGGTCGTGCAATGGGCAAAGACCAGCCGCAGAGCCGCAGAGTTCTGCCTGCACCAGCTCAGAAGCGCCCGCAATGCCGATATCGTCGTCGCCATCAACAATGTCAAACCCAAACGGCACGCAAAATATAACTTCCGTGACTCCGAATTATACGCAAGGTCATTGATGAAATACCACGATTTTAAAATGTAA
- a CDS encoding right-handed parallel beta-helix repeat-containing protein, giving the protein MTDYYVAIDGSDIAKGSLSAPWKTIGRAMQAQLKPGDQVVVKAGTYHEQIVVTKDGTADNYLTIRSEQSGDALLRPPASDTYSTLNVRANYVRIEGFDVVGGEGHAIDIEGSHHVTIKDNIAHDSGGSGISSAKSDWLTIEDNRVYGNAATNGYQCSGISLWQNMDLAAGNAEFRNIIRNNISYDNVQGPAINWEHTDGNGIIIDGFHDTKYRYGTLIEGNVSYGNGGKGIHVFLSDFVTVRNNTVWHNNHDNANKGSWRGELSNAMGSHNTWVNNIAVADPGTDSRNRAINDVSTNGYVNEDVKWYNNITFNGTPREASVLSDGHAPDAANGNLLGLDPLLSNPATGDFQLKPGSPAINAGTSAFGLGSVDLDGRARSNGKVDIGADEADSSADTPPNAENISGSVRR; this is encoded by the coding sequence ATGACGGATTATTACGTTGCTATTGACGGAAGCGACATCGCCAAAGGCAGCCTTTCAGCGCCATGGAAAACGATCGGCCGCGCCATGCAGGCGCAGCTCAAGCCCGGCGATCAGGTCGTGGTGAAGGCAGGAACGTATCACGAGCAGATCGTGGTAACGAAGGATGGCACGGCGGATAATTACCTCACCATCCGCTCCGAACAGTCGGGCGACGCTCTGCTTAGGCCGCCTGCTTCGGACACCTATAGCACCCTGAACGTGCGAGCGAACTACGTCAGGATCGAAGGCTTCGACGTCGTTGGCGGCGAGGGACACGCGATCGATATCGAAGGGTCGCACCATGTCACGATCAAGGACAATATTGCCCATGACAGTGGCGGTTCGGGTATTTCCAGCGCCAAATCGGATTGGCTGACGATTGAGGACAACCGGGTCTATGGCAACGCCGCGACGAACGGCTATCAGTGCAGTGGCATTTCGCTCTGGCAGAACATGGATCTCGCCGCGGGCAATGCCGAATTCCGCAACATCATCAGGAACAACATAAGCTATGACAACGTGCAGGGACCCGCAATCAACTGGGAACATACGGATGGAAACGGTATCATCATCGACGGCTTTCACGATACCAAATACCGCTACGGCACTCTGATCGAAGGCAATGTCTCATACGGCAATGGCGGTAAAGGCATTCACGTCTTCCTGAGCGACTTCGTCACGGTGCGCAACAACACCGTCTGGCACAACAACCATGACAATGCCAACAAGGGAAGCTGGCGAGGCGAACTGAGCAACGCCATGGGCAGTCACAACACCTGGGTGAACAATATTGCGGTGGCGGATCCGGGGACGGATTCTAGAAACCGGGCCATTAACGACGTCAGCACCAATGGCTACGTGAACGAGGATGTGAAGTGGTACAATAATATCACCTTCAACGGCACTCCGCGCGAGGCATCGGTGCTTTCGGACGGCCATGCGCCGGATGCAGCCAACGGAAACCTGCTTGGGCTTGATCCTCTGCTTTCGAATCCCGCCACGGGAGATTTTCAACTGAAGCCTGGTTCGCCGGCCATCAATGCCGGAACCTCCGCCTTCGGGCTTGGATCTGTCGATCTGGACGGGCGGGCCCGCTCAAACGGCAAGGTCGACATCGGAGCGGATGAGGCCGATTCCAGTGCGGACACGCCACCGAATGCCGAGAACATCTCTGGCTCGGTGCGGCGATGA
- a CDS encoding glycosyltransferase family 2 protein, with product MLPRRTESPRTWPITKTDLSPHGISDTDGLVLSIVVPVFNEEETIVLFLQAMDAQTNAIRSALGPGGQVEILFVDDGSRDRTVDIIEGLVAQRTDIGLICLSRNFGKDAALAAGLAHARGDAIIPMDVDLQDPPDIVPDMVGAWMRGAKVVNARRKRRVSDTWLKRCSAAAFYGLYNRMADYPIQDNVGDFRLLDRSVVDVLNGMPERIRFMKGLFSWVGFTQATVEYDRPKRTAGTSKWVYWRLWNFALDGITGSTTMPLRIWTYVGLVVVFLAQLYAAIIIGRTLIFGVDAPGYASIMVVILVFGAFNMISVGLLGEYVGRIAVEVRQRPLYLVEHLTGRAAAGSINGAAADQARRDASAGASALRRVGIAASPAVTGARTTEGQLSSQFPAE from the coding sequence ATGTTGCCGCGTCGCACAGAGTCCCCCCGCACATGGCCAATTACCAAAACTGATCTTTCGCCTCACGGCATCTCAGATACGGACGGCCTGGTACTGAGTATTGTGGTGCCGGTGTTCAATGAGGAGGAGACGATCGTGCTCTTTCTCCAGGCCATGGATGCACAGACCAACGCGATCCGCAGCGCTCTCGGACCGGGCGGACAGGTAGAGATTCTCTTCGTCGACGATGGCAGCCGCGATCGTACTGTGGACATCATCGAAGGTCTCGTGGCGCAGCGAACGGACATCGGCCTGATCTGCCTGTCGCGAAACTTCGGCAAGGACGCAGCTCTGGCAGCCGGTCTCGCTCATGCCCGCGGAGATGCAATCATCCCGATGGACGTCGATCTGCAGGATCCGCCAGATATCGTTCCTGATATGGTGGGCGCCTGGATGCGCGGCGCAAAGGTGGTCAACGCACGCCGCAAGAGACGCGTCAGCGACACCTGGCTCAAGCGGTGCAGCGCCGCGGCCTTCTACGGCCTCTATAACAGGATGGCCGACTATCCCATCCAGGACAATGTCGGCGATTTCCGGCTACTGGACCGCAGCGTCGTCGATGTCCTGAACGGCATGCCGGAACGCATCCGCTTCATGAAGGGATTGTTCTCCTGGGTTGGCTTCACTCAGGCAACGGTCGAATACGACCGGCCGAAACGTACGGCAGGCACGTCGAAGTGGGTATATTGGCGCCTGTGGAACTTTGCCTTGGACGGGATCACCGGATCGACGACGATGCCTTTGCGGATCTGGACCTATGTCGGCCTCGTTGTCGTCTTTCTAGCGCAACTCTACGCGGCCATCATCATTGGGCGAACGCTGATATTTGGAGTCGATGCGCCCGGTTACGCCTCCATAATGGTGGTCATCCTGGTGTTCGGCGCGTTCAACATGATTTCCGTTGGGCTTCTCGGCGAATATGTCGGCCGCATCGCAGTCGAGGTCCGGCAACGGCCTTTGTATCTGGTCGAGCATCTGACCGGCCGGGCCGCTGCGGGGTCGATCAACGGTGCCGCTGCCGATCAGGCGCGACGCGATGCGTCCGCCGGTGCCAGCGCTCTGCGGCGGGTTGGCATCGCGGCAAGTCCAGCGGTGACAGGCGCGAGAACGACGGAAGGCCAGTTGAGCAGCCAGTTTCCGGCAGAATGA
- a CDS encoding GumC family protein: MFATAVVTFAIRFPTEARDLTSGLRLLRRRLAMIVAVMVVLMAASIVLISGLKPTYHAASRLMIHKPLATALSTGDAGNTAPLNVTSETERLLSRSVTERIIRDLRLDERPEFNPALRQASVIDEIRATLRGLVSSDKPSQPAEDSIEPIIQAYYKALSVWRDGQSDVVQIGFTASDPELAAAVPNRLISIYLEERKDSIRGSLDTAEAWIGQRIAEQQDRARAARDAADTYQQTMGVVQNDDDQSEQVKAIVELSDRQTKIGQSRADIKDTIAALEAARDPSLAAQSKSVPDSIGVMQSDLRAQQQDLARLLDIYGNDAAAVVDLRARIDRSRTDLGAAVDRYLQSMRAKLSTLDDEDRTVRSALASAYEQRSRSSLAQTELGRLQRIADREQTALDKLEEQRRGLAGQAMLPGTELEVLSPAAVPLAPQGRSRLFYLIGAFFASISVAVTAAFVVEMMDRTVRSFDQITGMARIVPAGFVPHLRRKDRRDPSRLFGQTQIGMFDEAIRTVMISLKQANGGKLPNSIAVTSAHSGEGKSLVAGSLAIELAANGTPVLLVDSDIRRGHLDTLFRSGLKQGLNEFLSGQAGLEDVVHHHPSGIDFIPAGNPRLQRRMRMTDVAEIIEMARARGQIVIFDSAPVLASADTMHLTALTERTLMVVQWAKTSRRAAEFCLHQLRSARNADIVVAINNVKPKRHAKYNFRDSELYARSLMTYQNFETSPIAAWFTLRWLHPYLGMQK, translated from the coding sequence CTGTTTGCGACTGCCGTGGTTACGTTCGCGATCCGGTTTCCAACCGAAGCGAGAGACCTGACGTCTGGATTACGTTTGCTGCGTCGGCGTCTTGCGATGATCGTTGCGGTGATGGTGGTGCTGATGGCGGCTTCGATCGTGCTGATCTCAGGCTTGAAGCCGACCTATCACGCCGCCTCCCGGCTGATGATCCATAAGCCCCTGGCAACCGCACTCAGCACCGGCGATGCCGGCAACACTGCGCCGCTGAACGTCACGTCCGAGACCGAGCGGCTTCTGTCCAGAAGCGTGACGGAGCGCATCATCCGCGACTTGCGGCTCGACGAGCGGCCGGAGTTCAACCCGGCCCTGCGCCAGGCCTCCGTCATCGACGAGATCAGGGCAACCTTGCGCGGCCTGGTGAGCAGCGATAAGCCGTCACAGCCGGCAGAAGACAGTATCGAGCCGATCATCCAGGCCTATTACAAGGCGCTGAGTGTCTGGCGTGACGGCCAGAGCGATGTCGTCCAGATCGGCTTTACCGCCAGCGATCCCGAACTGGCAGCCGCCGTCCCGAACCGGCTCATCAGCATCTATCTCGAAGAGCGCAAGGACAGTATCCGCGGCAGCCTGGACACGGCAGAAGCATGGATCGGCCAGCGCATCGCCGAACAGCAGGATCGCGCCAGGGCCGCCCGCGATGCCGCCGACACCTATCAGCAAACGATGGGCGTCGTTCAAAATGACGATGATCAGAGCGAACAGGTCAAGGCGATCGTCGAGCTCAGCGACCGGCAGACGAAGATCGGACAAAGCCGCGCCGACATCAAGGATACGATCGCCGCACTGGAAGCAGCCCGCGACCCTTCGCTTGCCGCCCAGAGCAAATCCGTCCCCGACAGCATCGGCGTAATGCAAAGCGACCTTCGCGCCCAGCAGCAGGATCTCGCACGCCTTCTCGACATCTATGGCAACGATGCCGCCGCCGTGGTCGACCTGCGGGCAAGGATCGACAGGTCCCGCACCGATCTCGGCGCGGCGGTCGACCGGTACCTGCAGTCCATGCGCGCCAAGCTGAGCACCCTTGATGACGAGGATCGTACAGTGCGATCGGCACTGGCGTCCGCCTATGAGCAACGCTCCCGCTCATCGCTGGCGCAGACCGAGCTCGGGCGGCTGCAGCGCATTGCCGACAGGGAGCAGACGGCGCTCGACAAGCTGGAGGAGCAGCGCCGCGGTCTTGCCGGACAGGCCATGCTGCCGGGCACCGAACTGGAGGTCCTGTCACCGGCTGCGGTGCCGCTTGCGCCGCAGGGGCGCAGCCGGCTGTTCTACCTGATCGGCGCCTTCTTCGCTTCGATCTCGGTTGCGGTGACGGCCGCCTTCGTGGTCGAGATGATGGACAGGACGGTGCGCAGCTTCGACCAGATCACTGGAATGGCGCGCATCGTGCCGGCCGGCTTCGTCCCGCATTTGCGACGCAAGGACCGCAGAGATCCCTCGCGGCTGTTCGGGCAAACGCAGATCGGCATGTTCGACGAAGCCATCCGCACCGTGATGATCTCGCTCAAACAGGCCAATGGCGGCAAGCTGCCGAACAGCATTGCCGTGACCTCGGCCCATAGCGGCGAAGGCAAGTCGCTGGTGGCCGGATCGCTGGCAATCGAGCTCGCCGCCAACGGAACGCCGGTGCTGCTCGTCGACAGCGACATCCGGCGCGGACATCTCGACACGCTGTTCCGGTCCGGCCTCAAACAGGGGCTGAATGAGTTCCTGAGCGGGCAGGCTGGCCTCGAGGACGTCGTCCATCACCATCCGAGCGGCATCGACTTCATCCCGGCCGGCAATCCCCGCCTGCAGCGGCGTATGCGCATGACCGACGTCGCCGAGATCATCGAGATGGCCCGCGCCAGAGGCCAGATCGTCATCTTCGACAGTGCGCCGGTGCTCGCCTCGGCCGATACGATGCATCTGACGGCGCTGACGGAACGAACGCTGATGGTCGTGCAATGGGCAAAGACCAGCCGCAGAGCCGCAGAGTTCTGCCTGCACCAGCTCAGAAGCGCCCGCAATGCCGATATCGTCGTCGCCATCAACAATGTCAAACCCAAACGGCACGCAAAATATAACTTCCGTGACTCCGAATTATACGCAAGGTCATTGATGACCTATCAGAACTTCGAGACGTCGCCGATCGCGGCATGGTTCACCTTGCGTTGGCTGCACCCGTATCTGGGGATGCAAAAATGA
- the gmd gene encoding GDP-mannose 4,6-dehydratase has protein sequence MDTGMRHNRKVALITGVTGQDGAYLAELLLDKGYIVHGIKRRSSSFNTNRIEHLYEDPHVENPRFILHYGDMTDATNLIRVVQETQPDEIYNLAAQSHVQVSFETPEYTANADGTGTLRLLEAIRLLGLTKKTRFYQASTSELYGKVQAVPQNETTPFYPRSPYAAAKLYAYWIVVNYREAYGMHASNGILFNHESPIRGETFVTRKITRAAAAIHLGLQDRLYLGNLDAKRDWGHAREYVRGMWLMLQQDEPEDYVLATGEMHTVRSFVEKAFARVGMPIDWRGEGVEEKGYDKLSGRCVVEVDPAYFRPTEVDLLLGDPTKAHTKLGWKHEISLDQLVSEMVREDLKVMARNVPTVGANKGLIHA, from the coding sequence ATGGATACCGGAATGAGACATAACAGGAAAGTTGCACTGATTACCGGCGTAACAGGTCAGGACGGTGCATATCTGGCCGAGTTGCTCCTGGATAAGGGCTATATTGTTCACGGCATCAAGCGGCGCTCGTCGTCCTTCAATACCAATCGCATCGAGCACCTCTACGAGGATCCCCACGTCGAGAACCCGCGCTTCATCCTGCATTACGGGGATATGACCGACGCAACAAATCTCATCCGGGTTGTCCAGGAAACGCAACCTGACGAGATCTACAATCTCGCCGCACAAAGCCACGTGCAGGTTTCTTTCGAGACGCCGGAATATACCGCCAACGCAGATGGAACCGGCACATTGCGGCTGCTTGAAGCCATTCGCCTTCTGGGCCTGACCAAGAAGACCCGTTTCTATCAGGCCTCCACCTCTGAGCTTTACGGCAAGGTCCAGGCCGTCCCGCAGAATGAAACGACGCCATTCTACCCTCGATCCCCCTACGCGGCCGCCAAGCTCTACGCCTACTGGATCGTCGTCAACTATCGCGAAGCCTATGGCATGCATGCTTCGAACGGCATCCTGTTCAACCACGAAAGCCCGATCCGTGGTGAGACTTTCGTGACGCGCAAGATTACCCGGGCGGCGGCTGCCATCCATCTCGGCCTGCAGGACCGGCTCTACCTTGGCAATCTGGATGCCAAGCGCGACTGGGGACATGCGCGGGAATATGTCCGCGGCATGTGGCTGATGTTGCAGCAGGACGAACCGGAAGATTATGTCCTGGCAACCGGTGAAATGCACACCGTTCGCTCCTTTGTCGAGAAGGCCTTCGCCAGAGTGGGCATGCCGATCGATTGGCGTGGGGAAGGTGTCGAGGAAAAAGGATATGACAAGTTATCCGGCCGGTGCGTGGTTGAGGTCGACCCGGCCTATTTCCGGCCCACCGAAGTCGACCTGTTGCTTGGCGATCCAACGAAAGCGCATACGAAACTCGGCTGGAAACACGAAATCAGTCTCGATCAACTGGTCTCGGAAATGGTCCGCGAGGATCTGAAAGTCATGGCCCGCAATGTTCCGACGGTCGGCGCGAACAAGGGCCTGATCCATGCCTGA
- the fcl gene encoding GDP-L-fucose synthase, with the protein MPEIIYSLAGKRVYVAGHRGMVGSAIVRRLLAENCEILTVPHAEVDLRRQDQVEGWMAKNRPDAVFLAAAKVGGILANDTYPADFLYDNLILEANIIHAAHKVRVEKLMFLGSSCIYPKFAEQPIVEDALLTGSLEPTNEWYAIAKIAGLKLCAAYRKQHGKDFISAMPTNLYGPGDNFDLNSSHVMPALIRKAHEAKINGEKEIRIWGTGAPLREFLHVDDCADACIHLMKTYSAESHVNVGSGEDISILELAGLVAEIVGFEGEIMRDLAKPDGTPRKLMSADKLRVLGWSPKIELKEGIADAYRSFLKGHYLERHNEAAE; encoded by the coding sequence ATGCCTGAAATCATCTACAGCCTCGCCGGGAAAAGGGTCTATGTCGCGGGCCACCGCGGCATGGTAGGCTCTGCGATTGTGCGGCGTCTCCTTGCCGAGAACTGCGAGATCCTGACGGTTCCGCACGCTGAGGTCGATCTGAGGCGGCAGGATCAGGTGGAGGGATGGATGGCAAAGAACCGTCCCGATGCCGTCTTCCTGGCGGCTGCGAAGGTCGGCGGTATCCTCGCCAATGATACCTATCCGGCCGACTTCCTCTATGACAACCTGATCCTCGAGGCGAACATCATCCACGCCGCGCATAAAGTTCGCGTCGAAAAACTGATGTTTCTGGGTTCGTCCTGCATCTACCCGAAGTTCGCCGAGCAGCCGATCGTCGAAGACGCGCTTCTCACCGGATCGCTCGAACCGACGAATGAATGGTATGCGATCGCCAAAATTGCCGGACTGAAGCTTTGCGCCGCATACCGAAAACAGCATGGGAAGGATTTCATCTCTGCCATGCCTACCAATCTCTATGGACCGGGCGATAATTTCGACCTCAATTCAAGCCACGTCATGCCGGCTCTGATCCGCAAGGCGCATGAGGCCAAGATCAACGGTGAGAAGGAAATCCGCATCTGGGGCACAGGAGCGCCGCTGCGTGAGTTCCTGCATGTCGATGATTGCGCCGACGCCTGCATCCATCTCATGAAGACCTATTCCGCCGAAAGTCACGTGAATGTCGGCTCAGGCGAAGATATCAGCATCCTCGAATTGGCAGGGCTCGTGGCAGAGATCGTCGGCTTCGAAGGCGAGATCATGCGGGACCTCGCTAAACCTGACGGCACACCGCGCAAGCTCATGAGCGCCGACAAGCTCCGTGTCCTCGGCTGGTCACCGAAGATCGAACTGAAGGAAGGCATTGCAGACGCCTATCGCTCCTTCCTGAAGGGGCACTATCTCGAACGCCACAACGAGGCCGCAGAGTGA
- a CDS encoding putative bifunctional diguanylate cyclase/phosphodiesterase, with the protein MRGQLQQEILDLLARGASLEEACDRICEHAERLAAGVLCSIVTVDREGLLHPLAGPTIAKTYSDALDGIPIGPDVGSCGTAAHFRRPIAVTDIFADPLWIPYRPLADILAKEHGVKACWSSPILRSDGRVLGAFGFYYKDNRGPTAEERMIVAECLDLCSLVLEREEVKADNQRLAFFDNLTGFGNRANFLKTLEAAVDGAATPLSVLLVDIDHLGRVNDAFGHATGDRLILDVGRTVARIAMPAATFRVDADEFAILIENCSAAELSAVSAEILRAIEKQTPQRNEHLLRVSVTCGGATFEPNRSPDVPTLLQHANLALHHAKQTARGGFVLYSDDLAGAIANRFRALQTVTSALAEDRIEAYYQPIVSLPTREIVGLEALCRIRMDGGQILSPGAFAEALQDPSIGHLLTDRMLEQVARDIRYWLDLGLTFQYVSVNVSMADFNQGNLGERIKSVFAHHRTPLKHVVLEVTETVYMDEKDGKVAKAIEELRREGLLVALDDFGTGYASLTHLLNFPVDIIKIDKTFIDRMSDGPGAVIVKALLDMSIGLGTRIVAEGVETEDQAERLRRLGCPFVQGYLFGRPVDRDRATETLRPEVPSPAINAKRKRKRPATLMQ; encoded by the coding sequence ATGCGAGGACAACTTCAGCAGGAAATTTTGGATCTGCTCGCACGAGGGGCTTCCCTCGAAGAGGCGTGCGATCGCATTTGCGAGCATGCCGAACGGCTTGCAGCCGGTGTCCTTTGCTCAATCGTGACCGTTGACCGCGAAGGGCTCCTGCATCCGCTGGCTGGGCCAACGATCGCCAAAACCTATTCGGACGCGCTCGATGGAATACCAATCGGGCCTGATGTCGGCTCGTGCGGTACGGCTGCCCATTTCCGCAGGCCGATCGCCGTCACCGATATCTTTGCAGACCCGCTTTGGATACCCTATCGGCCGCTTGCCGACATCCTTGCCAAAGAACATGGCGTCAAGGCGTGTTGGTCGAGCCCCATCCTGCGCAGCGATGGACGCGTGCTCGGAGCGTTCGGGTTTTATTACAAGGATAATCGCGGCCCCACGGCCGAAGAACGCATGATCGTCGCCGAGTGCCTCGACCTTTGCTCGCTGGTGCTCGAGCGGGAGGAGGTGAAAGCCGATAATCAAAGGCTCGCCTTTTTCGACAATCTCACCGGCTTCGGCAACCGCGCCAATTTTCTCAAGACGCTGGAGGCAGCCGTCGATGGTGCCGCCACCCCTCTTTCTGTCCTGCTCGTCGATATCGATCATCTCGGCCGGGTCAACGACGCCTTCGGACATGCGACGGGTGACAGGTTGATCCTGGACGTTGGTCGAACCGTTGCACGAATCGCTATGCCGGCTGCCACCTTCAGGGTGGACGCCGATGAGTTCGCAATATTGATCGAAAATTGTTCCGCGGCGGAATTATCAGCGGTTTCCGCAGAAATTCTACGGGCCATAGAGAAGCAGACACCGCAACGCAACGAACATCTCCTGCGGGTCTCGGTCACCTGCGGGGGCGCAACCTTCGAACCGAACCGATCACCCGACGTTCCGACCCTTCTGCAACATGCAAATCTTGCACTTCACCACGCCAAACAGACGGCCAGAGGCGGTTTCGTGCTTTATAGCGACGATCTTGCAGGAGCGATCGCAAACCGCTTTCGAGCGCTGCAGACGGTGACCAGCGCCTTGGCCGAAGATCGGATAGAGGCGTATTACCAACCGATCGTCAGCCTTCCGACGCGGGAGATCGTCGGCCTTGAGGCGCTTTGCCGCATTCGTATGGACGGCGGCCAGATCCTCTCACCCGGCGCGTTTGCCGAGGCGCTCCAAGATCCGTCGATAGGGCATCTCCTGACCGACCGAATGCTGGAGCAGGTCGCGCGCGATATCAGATACTGGCTCGATCTCGGGCTTACGTTTCAATATGTCAGCGTCAACGTATCGATGGCGGATTTCAATCAGGGAAATCTCGGCGAACGGATCAAAAGCGTTTTCGCCCACCACCGCACGCCCCTCAAGCATGTCGTGCTCGAGGTGACCGAAACGGTCTACATGGACGAAAAGGATGGGAAGGTCGCAAAAGCGATCGAGGAGCTTCGAAGGGAAGGGCTGCTTGTGGCGCTCGATGATTTCGGCACCGGGTATGCCTCGCTCACGCATCTGCTGAATTTCCCCGTCGACATCATCAAGATTGACAAGACCTTCATCGACCGGATGTCGGATGGACCTGGCGCGGTCATCGTCAAAGCCCTTCTCGACATGTCTATCGGCCTTGGTACCCGTATCGTGGCCGAAGGTGTGGAAACGGAGGATCAGGCAGAACGCCTGCGGCGCCTCGGATGCCCCTTTGTGCAGGGATATCTGTTTGGTCGTCCGGTTGACCGCGACAGGGCAACGGAAACGTTGCGGCCCGAGGTTCCCTCTCCGGCAATCAACGCGAAACGAAAGCGTAAACGACCTGCGACCTTGATGCAGTGA